A part of Terriglobales bacterium genomic DNA contains:
- the ggt gene encoding gamma-glutamyltransferase, whose product MVVSIHPLASQVGVDIMKQGGNAVDAAVAVGFALAVVHPSAGNIGGGGFLLLRKANGDVHFLDYREKAPAAATEKMYLDASGKVVDDLSLVGYKAIAVPGSVAGMAEAQKKWGKLPLKAVMAPAIRLARKGFAITNEEADDLRDANLSKFPESKRIFQRNGNYYKAGEVLKQPELARTLERIAANPGDFYRGALAREFAAAMKKGGGLITEKDLAQYEVKERAAIHGTYRGYDIYSAPPPSSGGIVLMETLNILEGFPLSKLGRSPPALHLTIEAFRRAFFDRAEFLGDPDFSAVPVAQLTDKKYGMAWREQLNPDHASHSADLKRPETFSQLERLATLHPPAFEPEETTHYSVVDPDGNAVAVTTTLNGSYGSAVTAEGLGFLLNNEMDDFASAPGVPNMYGLIQGPANAIGPGKRPLSAMTPTIVTKDGKLFLVAGSPGGPTIITTVANILMGVIDYGMNVQEAVNAPRYHHQWMPDQVRVEDSMPADDLEALGKMGHKFVHRKRWGEAACIAIHPLTGERLGASDPRTNGKATGF is encoded by the coding sequence ATGGTTGTCAGCATCCATCCCCTCGCTTCACAAGTCGGTGTCGACATCATGAAGCAGGGCGGAAACGCCGTTGACGCAGCAGTCGCAGTCGGGTTCGCACTGGCGGTCGTTCATCCCTCTGCCGGAAACATCGGAGGCGGCGGCTTCCTCTTGCTTCGAAAAGCAAATGGAGACGTCCACTTCCTCGATTACCGCGAGAAGGCTCCTGCCGCCGCAACCGAGAAAATGTATCTCGACGCTTCCGGGAAAGTGGTCGATGACCTCAGCCTTGTCGGATACAAAGCGATCGCCGTACCGGGGTCCGTTGCGGGAATGGCCGAAGCCCAGAAGAAATGGGGAAAACTGCCGCTGAAAGCGGTTATGGCGCCGGCGATCCGGTTAGCGCGTAAGGGCTTCGCCATAACGAATGAAGAAGCGGATGATCTTCGAGACGCCAATCTCTCGAAGTTCCCGGAATCCAAGCGCATTTTCCAGCGCAACGGCAACTACTACAAAGCCGGAGAAGTACTCAAGCAGCCTGAGTTGGCGCGCACGCTGGAGCGCATCGCTGCCAACCCTGGCGATTTCTATCGTGGAGCACTGGCCCGTGAGTTCGCCGCCGCCATGAAGAAGGGCGGCGGGCTCATCACGGAAAAAGACCTCGCGCAATATGAGGTGAAGGAACGCGCGGCCATCCACGGCACCTATCGCGGATACGATATCTACTCCGCACCGCCCCCTTCCTCAGGCGGCATCGTCTTGATGGAAACCCTCAACATTCTCGAGGGATTTCCGCTTTCGAAGCTGGGCCGTTCTCCGCCCGCTCTTCACCTCACGATCGAAGCCTTTCGCCGGGCTTTCTTCGACCGCGCGGAATTTCTTGGCGACCCGGACTTCTCGGCTGTTCCAGTTGCCCAGCTAACCGACAAGAAATACGGCATGGCGTGGCGGGAACAGTTGAACCCCGATCATGCCAGTCACAGTGCCGATCTGAAGCGACCGGAAACATTCTCGCAACTGGAGCGCCTGGCCACCCTGCATCCACCGGCGTTCGAGCCGGAAGAGACCACGCACTACTCTGTTGTGGACCCGGACGGGAATGCCGTTGCGGTTACTACAACCCTGAACGGCAGCTATGGTTCTGCGGTGACGGCGGAAGGACTTGGCTTCCTGCTGAACAATGAAATGGACGACTTCGCCTCAGCCCCCGGTGTTCCCAACATGTATGGATTGATCCAGGGACCGGCAAATGCGATTGGTCCGGGAAAACGTCCGTTGTCGGCGATGACGCCGACGATTGTCACTAAAGACGGGAAACTGTTCCTCGTCGCGGGTTCGCCCGGTGGGCCAACGATCATCACCACAGTGGCGAACATTCTGATGGGTGTCATCGACTACGGAATGAACGTTCAGGAAGCCGTCAACGCACCGCGATATCATCATCAGTGGATGCCCGATCAGGTCCGCGTGGAAGATTCCATGCCGGCGGATGATCTTGAGGCATTAGGTAAGATGGGACACAAGTTCGTGCACCGTAAACGGTGGGGGGAAGCAGCCTGCATTGCCATTCATCCGCTGACCGGCGAGCGCTTGGGTGCCAGCGACCCACGAACAAACGGTAAGGCCACAGGGTTCTGA
- a CDS encoding GNAT family N-acetyltransferase, which produces MQFLNCELVRRFEAAEAIPQVHFAKHLERVKPDLKVAYEVIGGAHTVFIHPGCVVGRCVGLGLNGTVSAADLDRVEQFYISRGESPQVDVVPVADQSLFELMKQRPYRFEELNNVLVRPLSKLETLASRDVNAEIRRSSPEECEALCEVVARAFLEGKDPDPQFVDVFRPLYGMEGAFSFAAYVDGKMVGGASGMLIPEAGIAAFFGSSTLPEYRGSGIQGAFLRERLKLAAEAGCEYAVIVTRGGSTSQRNCERAGFRVAYSKPVMKMHLSV; this is translated from the coding sequence GTGCAATTTCTGAATTGTGAGCTGGTACGGCGATTTGAAGCGGCGGAGGCCATTCCGCAGGTGCATTTTGCGAAGCACCTCGAGCGGGTAAAGCCGGATTTGAAAGTGGCCTATGAAGTAATCGGCGGTGCCCATACGGTGTTCATACATCCCGGGTGCGTCGTCGGACGCTGTGTCGGTCTCGGCCTGAACGGTACTGTTTCGGCCGCCGACCTCGACCGGGTGGAACAGTTCTACATATCTCGCGGCGAGTCTCCGCAGGTCGATGTCGTTCCCGTTGCGGATCAGAGTCTTTTCGAACTGATGAAACAGCGGCCATATCGCTTCGAAGAATTGAATAATGTGCTGGTACGTCCGTTGTCCAAATTGGAGACACTGGCTTCCCGCGATGTGAATGCCGAGATTCGCCGCAGCTCACCTGAAGAATGTGAGGCCCTCTGCGAGGTTGTGGCGCGCGCGTTCCTGGAAGGTAAGGATCCGGACCCGCAGTTCGTAGATGTCTTCCGACCGCTTTATGGCATGGAAGGCGCTTTCTCCTTCGCAGCCTACGTCGACGGCAAGATGGTCGGCGGCGCCAGCGGCATGCTGATTCCCGAAGCCGGCATCGCGGCGTTCTTCGGAAGCAGCACGCTCCCCGAGTATCGGGGTAGCGGTATTCAGGGTGCGTTTCTTCGCGAGCGTTTGAAGCTTGCCGCCGAAGCGGGCTGCGAATACGCGGTCATCGTCACTCGCGGCGGATCTACTTCGCAGCGGAACTGTGAACGCGCCGGCTTCAGGGTGGCCTATAGCAAGCCCGTGATGAAGATGCATTTGAGCGTTTAA
- the asnS gene encoding asparagine--tRNA ligase, protein MSATQNTVFTAPEARIAELSKHEGQSVTIKGWLYNLRESGKLLFPIFRDGSGLVQGVVPKNAVAPEVFDSIKGLTQESSVIVEGKVRADKRAIGGFELDVTNIQVVQKVSENDPYPITPKEHGVDFLMEHRHLWLRSPRQSAILRVRSEIEKAMHDFFDERGFIRTDPPILTPAACEGTTTLFPVDYFEEQAFLTQSGQLYVEATAMALGKVYSFGPTFRAEKSKTRRHLTEFWMVEPEVAFAGLDDIMKLAEDFISFIVQRVLERRRPELQVLERDIAKLENIKAPFPRISYDEAVQMLQEGHAKGEIENKFEWGGDFGSPDETYISSKFDRPVMIHRYPAVVKAFYMEPDPNRPDVALCCDVLAPEGYGEIIGGSQRMSSYDLLIQRIHEHGLPEEAFKWYLDLRKYGSVPHSGFGMGIERAVSWICGLEHVRETIPFARMLYRLYP, encoded by the coding sequence ATGTCCGCAACTCAAAACACGGTTTTTACTGCGCCTGAAGCGCGTATTGCAGAACTTTCGAAACATGAAGGCCAGTCCGTCACCATCAAGGGCTGGCTCTACAATTTGCGCGAGAGCGGGAAGTTGTTGTTCCCCATCTTTCGCGACGGTAGCGGCCTGGTACAGGGAGTGGTTCCGAAGAATGCCGTGGCACCTGAGGTTTTCGACTCCATCAAGGGACTGACTCAGGAATCGAGCGTAATCGTCGAGGGCAAGGTTCGCGCCGACAAGCGCGCAATCGGTGGTTTTGAACTCGATGTCACTAACATCCAAGTCGTCCAGAAGGTTTCGGAGAATGATCCTTACCCGATCACTCCGAAAGAGCACGGTGTTGATTTTCTTATGGAGCACCGGCACCTTTGGCTTCGTTCGCCGCGCCAGTCGGCCATCCTGCGCGTCCGCTCGGAAATCGAGAAGGCGATGCACGACTTCTTCGACGAGCGTGGCTTCATTCGCACCGACCCGCCAATTCTCACGCCGGCTGCCTGTGAAGGCACCACCACGCTGTTTCCGGTGGACTATTTCGAAGAGCAGGCCTTCCTGACGCAGTCGGGCCAGCTCTACGTCGAAGCGACCGCGATGGCACTGGGCAAGGTCTACTCTTTCGGGCCAACATTCCGCGCCGAGAAGTCGAAGACGCGCCGCCACCTGACGGAATTTTGGATGGTTGAGCCCGAAGTCGCCTTCGCGGGGTTGGACGACATCATGAAGCTGGCGGAGGACTTCATCAGCTTCATCGTGCAGCGCGTGCTGGAGCGCCGGCGTCCCGAACTCCAGGTGCTGGAACGTGACATCGCGAAGCTGGAGAACATCAAGGCTCCGTTCCCGCGTATCAGCTACGACGAAGCGGTACAGATGCTCCAGGAAGGCCACGCTAAGGGCGAGATCGAGAACAAATTCGAATGGGGCGGGGACTTTGGGTCACCTGACGAAACCTACATTTCGTCCAAGTTCGATCGACCGGTCATGATTCACCGTTATCCTGCCGTGGTGAAGGCCTTCTACATGGAGCCTGACCCGAATCGTCCGGACGTTGCACTTTGCTGTGATGTGCTTGCGCCCGAAGGCTATGGCGAGATCATTGGCGGCTCGCAACGCATGTCTTCCTACGACCTGCTGATTCAGCGGATTCACGAGCACGGACTTCCCGAAGAAGCATTCAAGTGGTACCTGGATTTGCGGAAGTACGGCAGCGTGCCACATTCGGGATTCGGAATGGGCATTGAACGTGCGGTCTCATGGATATGTGGACTCGAACACGTGCGCGAGACAATTCCATTCGCAAGAATGCTGTACCGCCTCTATCCATAA
- a CDS encoding sugar phosphate isomerase/epimerase family protein, whose translation MLKAFSTYAYVRERLHPGLLDGIVRAGAEAIEIFAARGHFDYANRRQHVLEIANWFKSTGIPLNSVHAPMFSDYEWGKNGNPPLNIASNDRAQRIAAMDEIKRAVEIAEHIPFRFLIQHVGVGGEMFDDKKFDAAMTSVEHLKAFAKPLGVKVVLENIPNEMSTPERLVEFLNITHFHEDVGFCFDIGHAHIMSSVEEAFALMKPHIRTTHLHDNGKDRDAHLWPGEGSINWNEAMQLLRTAPHVPPMLLEIDGESKPNITQGIGGAFSKLADAGKAAV comes from the coding sequence ATGCTAAAAGCGTTTTCTACATACGCGTATGTGCGTGAGCGGTTGCATCCCGGATTGCTTGATGGCATCGTGCGCGCCGGAGCAGAAGCGATTGAGATTTTCGCTGCTCGCGGCCACTTCGATTACGCCAACCGGCGACAACATGTGCTCGAAATCGCGAACTGGTTCAAATCCACCGGCATCCCCTTGAACTCCGTGCACGCGCCCATGTTCAGCGATTACGAATGGGGTAAGAACGGCAATCCCCCGCTGAACATCGCCTCCAACGACCGCGCGCAGCGCATTGCCGCCATGGATGAGATTAAGCGTGCCGTGGAGATCGCGGAGCACATTCCATTTCGTTTCCTGATCCAGCATGTGGGTGTCGGGGGCGAAATGTTCGACGACAAAAAGTTCGACGCTGCCATGACCTCCGTCGAGCACCTGAAGGCGTTCGCAAAACCTCTTGGCGTAAAGGTCGTGCTCGAGAATATTCCCAACGAGATGTCCACGCCCGAACGGCTCGTGGAGTTCCTGAACATTACGCATTTCCACGAAGATGTGGGCTTCTGCTTCGATATCGGCCATGCGCACATCATGAGCAGCGTGGAGGAAGCCTTCGCGCTCATGAAACCACACATACGGACGACGCATCTGCATGACAACGGTAAAGATCGCGACGCCCATTTGTGGCCGGGTGAAGGGTCCATCAACTGGAATGAGGCTATGCAGCTTCTCCGAACGGCACCGCACGTCCCCCCGATGTTGCTTGAGATCGACGGCGAATCGAAACCGAACATAACGCAGGGTATTGGCGGTGCATTCAGCAAGCTGGCTGATGCCGGAAAAGCTGCTGTTTAG
- the rocF gene encoding arginase codes for MAESTPPAIQPPSTPYGIVPKKIRVIGVPLDLGQTRRGVDMGPSAVRVAGLEARLEALGHKVEDAGNVSVAIAEQKKEGNPAAKYLKEITSTCQKEAELVIKTLEAGEVPIVIGGDHSVAAGTVSGVAEFYRRRNEKIGLIWIDAHSDINTPDTSPSGNVHGMPLGALMGLGPAELVNMFGFTPKVAPENCVLIGIRDVDAAERENIRRAGIEFFTMRDIDERGMRTVMEEALRMAGRGTSGYHVSLDMDWIDPEDAPGVGTPVRGGATYREAHLAMEIIADHARMVSFEIVEVNPVIDEHNRTADLAVELTLSAFGKKIV; via the coding sequence ATGGCAGAGAGTACTCCACCAGCCATTCAACCCCCTTCGACTCCATACGGCATCGTGCCGAAGAAAATCCGCGTCATCGGTGTGCCCCTTGATCTCGGTCAGACGCGCCGCGGCGTTGATATGGGCCCTTCGGCCGTTCGCGTCGCCGGCCTCGAAGCACGCCTGGAAGCGCTCGGCCACAAAGTCGAAGACGCTGGCAATGTTTCAGTCGCCATCGCCGAGCAGAAGAAGGAAGGAAATCCCGCGGCGAAGTATCTCAAGGAAATTACTTCCACCTGTCAGAAGGAAGCCGAACTGGTCATCAAGACACTCGAGGCGGGAGAGGTTCCGATAGTCATCGGCGGTGACCATTCCGTTGCAGCCGGAACCGTGTCGGGCGTCGCTGAGTTTTATCGCCGCCGCAATGAGAAGATCGGTCTCATCTGGATTGATGCTCACAGCGACATCAACACCCCTGATACGTCGCCCAGCGGCAACGTGCACGGCATGCCCCTCGGTGCTCTCATGGGACTCGGTCCTGCCGAACTCGTGAACATGTTCGGCTTCACGCCCAAGGTCGCGCCGGAGAACTGCGTTCTCATCGGCATTCGCGATGTTGATGCCGCCGAGCGCGAAAACATCCGCCGAGCGGGTATCGAGTTCTTTACCATGCGCGACATCGACGAGCGTGGCATGCGCACGGTGATGGAAGAAGCATTGCGCATGGCTGGACGCGGCACTTCCGGCTATCACGTGTCTCTCGACATGGACTGGATTGATCCCGAGGACGCCCCGGGTGTTGGCACGCCCGTCCGCGGCGGAGCTACCTATCGCGAGGCGCACCTTGCCATGGAAATCATTGCCGATCACGCTCGCATGGTGAGCTTCGAGATCGTGGAAGTGAATCCAGTGATCGACGAGCACAACCGCACCGCTGACCTCGCGGTCGAACTCACATTGTCGGCGTTCGGGAAAAAGATCGTTTAA
- a CDS encoding MmcQ/YjbR family DNA-binding protein, protein MSVEAVRQFAMSLPHATEQIQWVDHLLFKVGGKMFAIVALSPEGNRISLKSTPEKFYELTEIPGVVPAPYMARNHWIALESWDAVRSSELRELVKESYDLVFAKLPKKTQAQLASKSASPKAKPAPKKKTLARKRAAR, encoded by the coding sequence ATGAGCGTTGAAGCGGTTCGCCAGTTCGCTATGTCGTTGCCCCATGCGACAGAACAGATCCAGTGGGTCGATCATCTGCTCTTCAAGGTAGGCGGAAAGATGTTCGCGATCGTAGCGCTCTCGCCTGAGGGCAACCGTATCTCACTCAAGAGCACACCGGAGAAGTTCTACGAACTCACAGAAATTCCCGGCGTTGTGCCCGCGCCGTACATGGCGCGAAACCACTGGATCGCTCTTGAGAGCTGGGACGCGGTTCGTTCCAGCGAACTTCGCGAACTCGTTAAGGAGTCTTACGACCTCGTCTTCGCCAAACTTCCCAAGAAGACGCAAGCTCAACTCGCGTCGAAAAGCGCTTCGCCGAAAGCGAAGCCCGCTCCAAAGAAGAAAACATTGGCAAGGAAGCGTGCTGCACGGTAA
- a CDS encoding trypsin-like peptidase domain-containing protein produces MRNLRPLILAVVIAAGFYFYTSRSEQPTFKPANTWFGNSGKLELTEAAGPTELDPEEQVNVNVYKKGIPSVVNIKSRAVSYNFFYGLVPEEGQGTGFILDKEGHILTNYHVIANAQQIEVTLYNRKTVKAELIGGDRQHDLAVIKINVPNLVPVTLGDSRNIQVGQKVFAIGNPFGLSGTMTRGIVSSIRSVQGPSGASIDEAIQTDAAINPGNSGGPLLNSKAEVIGINSMIFTGGAEQSAGIGFAIPINTAKAVLNDLVTFGRVRRPTLGIRPLPIGPELADQMGLAQDYGVLIMQVIPGGAAERAGLKGGTQRALLGNTPIMIGGDLIVAIEGEDVEDMQDLSRLMNKYKAGDTVTVTIYRGKRKMDVKVTLGEAREQRA; encoded by the coding sequence CGCGGGCTTCTACTTCTACACCTCCAGATCCGAACAGCCGACGTTCAAGCCCGCCAACACGTGGTTCGGAAACTCAGGCAAGCTGGAACTCACGGAAGCCGCTGGCCCAACGGAGCTCGACCCGGAAGAGCAGGTCAACGTCAACGTTTACAAAAAGGGCATTCCCTCCGTCGTCAACATCAAGTCGAGGGCGGTCAGCTACAACTTCTTCTACGGACTGGTTCCCGAAGAAGGACAAGGTACCGGGTTCATCCTCGACAAAGAAGGTCACATCCTGACCAACTACCACGTCATCGCGAATGCGCAGCAGATCGAGGTAACTCTTTATAACCGTAAGACGGTCAAAGCCGAACTGATCGGCGGCGACCGCCAGCACGACCTCGCTGTCATCAAGATCAATGTTCCCAATCTCGTCCCCGTGACGCTCGGCGACTCGCGCAACATCCAGGTCGGCCAGAAAGTGTTTGCGATCGGCAATCCGTTCGGGCTCAGCGGTACCATGACGCGCGGGATTGTGAGCTCCATCCGCTCAGTTCAGGGTCCATCCGGCGCTTCGATCGACGAAGCCATCCAGACCGATGCCGCCATCAACCCCGGCAATTCAGGTGGACCGCTTCTGAACTCGAAGGCCGAGGTCATCGGCATCAATTCCATGATCTTCACCGGAGGCGCCGAGCAGAGCGCCGGCATCGGATTTGCCATCCCCATCAACACAGCCAAGGCAGTATTGAATGACCTGGTCACCTTTGGCCGCGTTCGTCGCCCGACGCTCGGCATCCGGCCCCTGCCGATCGGCCCCGAACTCGCCGACCAAATGGGGCTGGCACAAGACTACGGAGTCTTGATCATGCAGGTAATCCCCGGTGGTGCTGCGGAACGTGCTGGGCTGAAGGGCGGCACGCAGCGCGCGTTACTCGGAAACACGCCCATCATGATCGGCGGAGACCTGATCGTCGCCATCGAGGGTGAGGACGTCGAAGACATGCAGGACCTGTCGCGCCTCATGAACAAGTACAAAGCCGGAGACACCGTGACGGTCACCATCTACCGCGGCAAACGGAAGATGGACGTAAAGGTCACGCTGGGAGAAGCAAGAGAACAGCGCGCATAG
- a CDS encoding amino acid permease: MAQITADNQKSSGNQLFARKSIDKLISDSQEPEHRLKKSLGPWSLTALGIGAVIGSGIFTVVGTAIAGQKFEASSILHAPLLEYLIHHSPTFGRPGAGPAIALSFVLVAIACAFTALCYAELASMIPIAGSAYTYTYATMGELIAWIIGWDLILEYAVSNMAVGVGFSEHLVNLFNFFGIHLPPHWSYPAYLTSGNEFFGPGWHFGFNFPAFLIVMILTVILVRGIRESAETNNVMVLLKIGAILTFVFAGSAYVAPNNWTPFSPNGWAGVLTGGSIIFFTFIGFDSVSTSAEEAKNPQRDLPIGIIATLLICTILYIAVVVVLTGIENWKSPLMGSAAPVVNVLTKLNLHWVRFAVLFGAIMGMVSSLLVFQLGQARVWFAMSRDGLLPRAFGHVHPRFRTPDVATWVAGFAVGIPAGLLDIGTFADLANIGTLFAFALVAGGVLILRYREPNRPRGFRAPGGTIAPIMTIITCVLLMSGLPIMNWFRFFGWLAIGLVIYAMYGRRHSEFAQK, encoded by the coding sequence TTGGCACAGATTACGGCAGATAACCAGAAGTCCTCGGGCAACCAACTTTTTGCCCGCAAGTCCATCGACAAACTGATTTCCGACTCGCAGGAGCCTGAACACCGGCTGAAGAAGAGCCTTGGACCGTGGAGTTTAACGGCACTCGGCATCGGCGCGGTGATCGGGTCCGGCATCTTCACGGTCGTCGGAACGGCGATCGCCGGGCAGAAGTTCGAGGCATCGTCGATCCTGCACGCGCCACTGCTCGAATACCTGATCCACCATTCGCCGACTTTCGGAAGACCGGGAGCGGGACCGGCAATTGCGTTGTCGTTCGTCCTGGTGGCGATTGCCTGCGCGTTTACCGCACTGTGCTATGCGGAACTAGCGTCGATGATCCCGATCGCGGGCAGCGCGTACACGTACACGTACGCGACGATGGGTGAGTTGATCGCGTGGATTATCGGCTGGGATCTCATCCTTGAATACGCGGTCAGCAATATGGCGGTGGGAGTTGGGTTTTCAGAACACCTGGTGAACCTGTTCAATTTCTTCGGGATTCACTTGCCCCCGCACTGGTCGTATCCGGCTTACCTGACAAGCGGCAACGAATTTTTCGGTCCGGGATGGCATTTCGGATTCAACTTTCCAGCGTTCCTGATCGTGATGATCCTGACCGTGATTCTGGTGCGCGGTATCCGGGAATCGGCTGAGACGAACAACGTAATGGTGTTGCTGAAGATCGGCGCCATCCTGACGTTTGTGTTTGCCGGATCGGCATACGTGGCGCCGAATAACTGGACTCCGTTTTCGCCAAACGGGTGGGCCGGCGTGCTGACGGGCGGATCGATCATCTTCTTCACGTTTATCGGATTTGATTCGGTCTCGACATCGGCCGAGGAAGCCAAGAACCCGCAGCGAGATTTGCCGATCGGGATCATTGCGACGCTGCTAATTTGTACGATCCTGTACATCGCCGTGGTGGTGGTGCTGACTGGGATCGAGAACTGGAAGTCGCCGCTGATGGGAAGCGCGGCTCCAGTGGTGAACGTGCTGACAAAGCTCAACCTGCACTGGGTGCGCTTCGCCGTTCTGTTCGGCGCGATCATGGGCATGGTTTCGTCGCTGCTGGTGTTTCAGCTCGGACAGGCGCGTGTGTGGTTTGCGATGTCGCGCGATGGACTTCTGCCGCGTGCCTTCGGTCACGTGCATCCTAGATTCCGCACTCCTGATGTGGCGACGTGGGTGGCAGGTTTTGCCGTGGGAATTCCGGCGGGACTGCTGGATATCGGCACGTTTGCCGACCTGGCAAATATCGGAACTCTGTTTGCGTTTGCGCTCGTGGCTGGCGGAGTTTTGATCCTGCGATATCGCGAGCCGAATCGTCCGAGGGGATTCAGGGCACCGGGCGGCACCATTGCGCCGATCATGACGATCATCACATGCGTGCTACTGATGTCCGGACTGCCGATCATGAATTGGTTCCGCTTCTTCGGATGGCTGGCGATCGGATTAGTTATCTATGCGATGTACGGCAGGCGGCACAGCGAGTTTGCGCAGAAGTAA